One Paracoccus sp. TOH DNA segment encodes these proteins:
- a CDS encoding outer membrane protein assembly factor BamD — translation MTGIRSGSLVAAVLSVGLLAGCGGGAGNQPESFENFTAEQIYKRGEYELENSRKPKDAVKYFSEVERLYPYSDWAKRALIMQAYSYHRARDYEEARGAAQRFIDTYPGDEDAAYAKYLLALSYYDQIDEVGRDQGLTFQALQALREVIEQYPDTEYARSAILKFDLAFDHLAAKEMEIGRYYLKRGHYPAAINRFRVVVEEYQTTTHTPEALMRLVEAYLALGLNDQAQTAGAILGHNFQSSPFYEDAYAQLRGHGLKPEARGDSWLTRVYRQVIQGKWL, via the coding sequence ATGACAGGCATCAGATCGGGTTCCTTGGTCGCGGCTGTGCTGTCGGTCGGCCTTCTGGCAGGATGCGGCGGCGGGGCGGGCAATCAGCCCGAATCATTCGAGAATTTCACCGCCGAACAGATCTACAAGCGCGGCGAATACGAGCTCGAGAATTCGCGCAAGCCCAAGGACGCGGTGAAGTATTTCTCCGAGGTCGAGCGGCTTTATCCCTATTCCGATTGGGCCAAGCGGGCGCTGATCATGCAGGCCTATTCCTATCATCGCGCCCGCGACTACGAAGAGGCGCGGGGCGCCGCGCAGCGCTTCATCGACACCTATCCGGGTGACGAGGATGCGGCCTATGCGAAATACCTGCTGGCGCTGTCCTATTACGACCAGATCGACGAGGTCGGCCGCGATCAGGGCCTGACCTTCCAGGCCCTGCAGGCGCTGCGCGAGGTGATCGAGCAGTATCCCGATACGGAATATGCCCGCTCGGCGATCCTGAAATTCGACCTGGCCTTCGACCATCTGGCGGCGAAAGAGATGGAGATCGGCCGCTACTACCTCAAGCGCGGCCATTACCCCGCGGCCATCAACCGCTTCCGCGTCGTGGTCGAGGAATATCAGACCACCACCCACACGCCCGAGGCGCTGATGCGGCTGGTCGAGGCCTATCTGGCGCTTGGCCTGAACGATCAGGCGCAGACGGCGGGCGCGATCCTGGGCCACAACTTCCAGTCCTCGCCCTTCTACGAGGATGCCTATGCGCAATTGCGCGGCCATGGCCTGAAGCCCGAGGCGCGCGGCGACAGCTGGCTGACGCGGGTCTACCGTCAGGTCATCCAGGGCAAATGGCTGTGA
- the lpxC gene encoding UDP-3-O-acyl-N-acetylglucosamine deacetylase, with protein sequence MQTTIAQKAQFRGVGLHSGAAVRLTILPAPADHGIVFLRTDLGRARIPARWDHVTPSQLCTLLDNGLGATVSTVEHVMAALSGTGINNAVVEVNGPEVPILDGSSAPFVQGILEAGLRQQPDAPLRAIRVLREVEVQQGEAFARLSPADRLEIHFDIDFADAAIGHQEKRLDMANGSFVHELMDSRTFCRQADVVKMQQNGLALGGTYLNAVVIDGDKVLSPGGLRHRDEAVRHKMLDAVGDLALAGAPLLARYTGHRAGHAMTNRLLRALFAQPEAWEWVTLTPAMESRLPGAGVLAAAAHLVPHTRQLAVA encoded by the coding sequence ATGCAAACCACCATCGCTCAGAAAGCCCAGTTCCGCGGCGTCGGGCTGCATTCGGGTGCGGCCGTGCGTCTGACGATTCTGCCGGCTCCGGCCGATCACGGCATCGTCTTCCTGCGCACCGATCTGGGCCGCGCCCGGATTCCGGCGCGCTGGGACCATGTCACCCCCTCGCAGCTCTGCACGCTTCTGGACAACGGCCTGGGCGCGACCGTCTCGACGGTCGAGCATGTGATGGCGGCGCTGTCGGGCACCGGCATCAACAATGCCGTGGTCGAGGTGAACGGGCCGGAAGTGCCGATCCTGGACGGCTCCTCGGCGCCCTTCGTGCAGGGCATCCTCGAGGCCGGGTTGCGCCAGCAGCCCGATGCGCCCCTGCGCGCCATCCGCGTGCTGCGCGAAGTCGAGGTGCAGCAGGGCGAGGCCTTCGCCCGCCTGTCGCCCGCCGACCGCCTGGAGATCCATTTCGACATCGACTTCGCGGATGCGGCGATCGGCCATCAGGAAAAGCGCCTCGACATGGCCAATGGCAGCTTCGTGCACGAGTTGATGGACAGCCGCACCTTCTGCCGCCAGGCCGATGTGGTGAAGATGCAGCAGAACGGCCTGGCGCTTGGCGGCACCTATCTGAACGCCGTGGTCATCGACGGCGACAAGGTGCTGTCGCCCGGCGGGCTGCGCCACCGCGACGAGGCGGTGCGCCACAAGATGCTGGACGCGGTGGGCGACCTGGCGCTGGCCGGGGCGCCGCTGCTGGCGCGCTATACCGGCCACCGCGCCGGCCACGCCATGACCAACCGGCTGTTGCGGGCGCTGTTCGCCCAACCCGAGGCTTGGGAATGGGTGACGCTGACCCCGGCGATGGAAAGCCGCCTGCCTGGCGCCGGGGTGCTGGCGGCGGCCGCGCATCTTGTTCCCCATACCCGGCAACTGGCCGTCGCCTGA
- the ftsZ gene encoding cell division protein FtsZ has translation MERQIHLMLNDDQELKPRITVFGVGGAGGNAVNNMIDKQLEGVEFVVANTDAQALQSSKADSRIQIGPKVTEGLGAGAKPSIGAKAAEETIEDIVDHLMGAHMCFITAGMGGGTGTGAAPIIAQAAREMGILTVGVVTKPFQFEGTKRMRQAEEGVEALQKVVDTLIIIPNQNLFRLANEKTTFTEAFAMADDVLYQGVKGVTDLMVRPGLINLDFADVRAVMDEMGKAMMGTGEASGENRAVQAAEKAIANPLLDEISLNGARGVLINITGGYDLTLFEMDEAAEKIREKVDADANIIVGSTMDPSMEGTIRVSVVATGIDASAAEIPAPRRGMKEPLTQNPPVTQKAVEDDLPVPPRRVAPAAETAPQPVAAPQPMAAPRVQPSAPAARYEEEDMPRPAYQPDPRQPSAPGRDPLNGDAGGFVAPSRAQQAPAGTPSDAVMQRLAAAVQKAPERQAAAQGRAAQPQQQQAAADPARPHGRMGGLSRMLERISGHGEQAEKPAPSTIAERVSERVAARNRTGFDAGFDDLASPDRAGDNVEIPAFLRRQAN, from the coding sequence ATGGAACGGCAGATCCACCTGATGCTGAACGATGACCAGGAACTGAAGCCGCGCATCACCGTCTTCGGCGTCGGTGGTGCAGGTGGCAACGCGGTCAACAACATGATCGACAAGCAGCTGGAGGGCGTCGAGTTCGTCGTGGCGAACACCGATGCCCAGGCGCTGCAATCCTCCAAGGCCGACAGCCGCATCCAGATCGGCCCCAAGGTGACCGAAGGGCTGGGCGCCGGCGCCAAGCCCTCGATCGGCGCCAAGGCCGCCGAGGAAACCATCGAGGACATCGTCGACCACCTGATGGGCGCGCATATGTGCTTCATCACCGCCGGCATGGGCGGCGGCACCGGCACCGGCGCCGCGCCGATCATCGCCCAGGCCGCCCGTGAAATGGGCATCCTGACCGTCGGCGTGGTGACGAAGCCGTTCCAGTTCGAGGGCACCAAGCGCATGCGCCAGGCCGAGGAGGGCGTCGAGGCCCTGCAGAAGGTCGTGGACACGCTGATCATCATTCCGAACCAGAACCTGTTCCGGCTGGCCAACGAAAAGACCACCTTCACCGAAGCCTTCGCCATGGCCGACGACGTGCTCTATCAGGGCGTCAAGGGTGTCACCGACCTGATGGTGCGCCCGGGCCTGATCAACCTCGACTTCGCCGACGTGCGCGCGGTGATGGACGAGATGGGCAAGGCGATGATGGGCACCGGCGAAGCCTCGGGCGAGAACCGCGCCGTGCAGGCCGCCGAGAAGGCCATCGCCAACCCGCTGCTGGACGAGATCAGCCTGAACGGCGCCCGGGGCGTGCTGATCAACATCACCGGCGGCTACGACCTGACCCTGTTCGAGATGGACGAGGCGGCCGAAAAGATCCGCGAGAAAGTCGATGCCGATGCGAACATCATCGTCGGCTCGACCATGGACCCGTCGATGGAAGGCACGATCCGCGTTTCGGTCGTGGCGACCGGCATCGACGCCTCGGCGGCCGAGATCCCGGCGCCGCGCCGCGGCATGAAAGAGCCGCTGACCCAGAACCCGCCCGTCACCCAGAAAGCGGTCGAGGACGATCTGCCGGTGCCGCCGCGTCGCGTGGCCCCGGCCGCCGAGACCGCCCCGCAGCCGGTCGCCGCGCCCCAGCCCATGGCCGCGCCGCGCGTGCAGCCCTCGGCCCCCGCCGCGCGCTACGAGGAAGAGGACATGCCGCGTCCGGCCTACCAGCCCGACCCGCGCCAGCCTTCCGCTCCGGGCCGCGATCCGCTGAACGGCGATGCCGGCGGCTTTGTCGCGCCCAGCCGCGCGCAGCAGGCTCCGGCCGGCACGCCTTCGGACGCGGTGATGCAGCGCCTTGCCGCCGCCGTGCAGAAGGCGCCCGAGCGGCAGGCCGCCGCCCAGGGCCGCGCGGCCCAGCCGCAGCAGCAGCAGGCCGCCGCCGATCCGGCACGCCCGCATGGCCGCATGGGCGGTCTCAGCCGCATGCTCGAGCGCATCTCCGGTCATGGCGAGCAGGCCGAGAAGCCCGCGCCCTCGACCATCGCCGAACGGGTGAGCGAGCGCGTCGCGGCCCGCAACCGCACGGGCTTCGATGCCGGTTTCGACGATCTGGCCAGCCCGGACCGGGCCGGCGACAATGTCGAAATCCCCGCCTTCCTGCGCCGCCAGGCGAATTGA
- the ftsA gene encoding cell division protein FtsA, with translation MKDLYEGQRAMRNMRRQAMQRGVIAVLDIGTSKIACLVLQFDGPSQFRETDGVGPMAGQSNFRVIGTATTRSRGMRHGEIETMAETERAIRTVIQSAQKVAGVRVDHVIACVSGARPSSYGLAGEIVLPAGKVGEGDVARVLASCEVPDFGRGREVLHAQPVNFALDGRSGLSDPRDQSGSRLACDMHVLTIDGDAAGNLVHCIRRCDMELAGVASASYASGLAALVEDEQELGAACIDLGGGTTGVSVFIKKHMIFADAVRVGGELITQDIAKGLRVSHAVAERLKTLHGGLEATGRDDREMIELGGETGDWDTDRRAVSRADLIGIMRPRVEEILENVAGILDAAGFDSMPSRQIVLTGGGSQIPGLDALASRMLGQNVRIGRPLRIQGLPHNATAPGFSSAIGLALLTAHPQDEWWDFDMPAEHYPARSLRRAYRWFRNNW, from the coding sequence ATGAAGGATCTGTACGAGGGCCAGCGGGCGATGCGCAACATGCGCCGCCAGGCCATGCAGCGCGGCGTCATCGCGGTTCTGGACATCGGCACCTCGAAGATCGCCTGCCTCGTGCTGCAATTCGACGGTCCCAGCCAGTTCCGCGAGACGGACGGAGTCGGTCCGATGGCCGGCCAGTCGAATTTCCGCGTCATCGGCACCGCCACCACCCGCTCGCGCGGGATGCGCCACGGCGAGATCGAGACCATGGCCGAGACCGAACGCGCCATCCGCACCGTGATCCAGTCGGCGCAGAAGGTCGCGGGCGTCCGCGTCGATCACGTCATCGCCTGCGTCTCGGGCGCGCGCCCGTCCAGCTATGGACTGGCCGGCGAGATCGTGCTGCCCGCCGGCAAGGTGGGCGAGGGCGACGTGGCCCGTGTTCTGGCCTCGTGCGAGGTGCCGGATTTCGGCCGCGGGCGCGAGGTGCTGCACGCCCAGCCGGTGAACTTCGCCCTGGACGGCCGCTCGGGACTGTCGGACCCGCGCGACCAGTCCGGCAGCCGGCTGGCCTGCGACATGCATGTGCTGACCATCGACGGCGACGCCGCCGGCAACCTGGTGCATTGCATCCGGCGCTGCGACATGGAACTGGCGGGGGTGGCCTCGGCCTCCTATGCCTCGGGCCTTGCCGCGCTGGTCGAGGACGAGCAGGAACTGGGCGCCGCCTGCATCGACCTGGGCGGCGGCACGACCGGCGTATCGGTCTTCATCAAGAAGCACATGATCTTCGCCGATGCGGTCCGTGTCGGGGGTGAGCTGATCACCCAGGACATCGCCAAGGGCCTGCGCGTCAGCCATGCCGTGGCCGAGCGGCTGAAAACCCTGCATGGCGGGCTGGAGGCCACCGGCCGCGACGACCGCGAGATGATCGAGCTTGGGGGCGAGACCGGCGACTGGGACACCGACCGCCGGGCCGTCAGCCGTGCCGACCTGATCGGCATCATGCGCCCGCGGGTCGAGGAGATCCTGGAAAACGTCGCCGGCATCCTCGATGCGGCGGGGTTCGATTCGATGCCCTCGCGCCAGATCGTGCTGACCGGCGGCGGCAGCCAGATCCCGGGGCTGGACGCGCTGGCCTCGCGCATGCTGGGGCAGAACGTGCGCATCGGCCGGCCGCTGCGCATCCAGGGCCTGCCGCATAACGCGACGGCGCCCGGCTTCTCCTCGGCCATCGGGCTGGCCCTGCTGACCGCGCATCCGCAGGACGAATGGTGGGATTTCGACATGCCCGCCGAACATTATCCGGCGCGCAGCCTGCGTCGGGCCTATCGCTGGTTCCGCAACAACTGGTAG
- a CDS encoding cell division protein FtsQ/DivIB — protein sequence MPGLNPFQRGQGDGGRPAPVRHVPSRPAPQPQRPVRKDPAPSRLAYRLNRMMLRPLVRRLVHVGLPAFLAALVAGIWLSDDTRRANLTGGIDAIVDRIQHREAFMVKMMTIEGASPVVDKGLRAMLPVDLPASSFEIDLEKLRERVLKLDAVEAVDLRIKPGGILSAVVTERVPAVLWRHARGVEILDKTGHRVASVTARDIRGDLPIISGEGAARAAAEALALIDAAGPILPRLRGLERMGERRWDVVLDRGQRIKLPETGALQALERAIALDHGQHMLERDITVVDLRKQQRPVVRLGLEAQNAIRRARGQPELGADSQPVAAKAANGKKKSG from the coding sequence ATGCCGGGCCTGAACCCCTTCCAGCGCGGGCAGGGCGACGGCGGCCGGCCGGCGCCGGTGCGTCATGTGCCTTCGCGTCCCGCGCCGCAGCCGCAGCGCCCGGTGCGCAAGGATCCGGCGCCCTCGCGCCTGGCCTATCGGCTGAACCGGATGATGCTGCGGCCGCTGGTGCGGCGGCTGGTGCATGTCGGCCTGCCGGCCTTTCTGGCGGCGCTGGTGGCCGGGATCTGGCTGTCGGACGACACCCGCCGCGCCAACCTGACCGGCGGCATCGACGCCATCGTGGACCGCATCCAGCACCGCGAGGCCTTCATGGTCAAGATGATGACCATCGAGGGCGCCTCGCCGGTGGTCGACAAGGGGCTGCGCGCCATGCTGCCGGTCGACCTGCCGGCCTCGAGCTTCGAGATCGACCTGGAAAAGCTGCGCGAGCGGGTGCTCAAGCTCGACGCGGTCGAGGCGGTGGACCTGCGCATCAAGCCCGGCGGCATCCTGTCGGCCGTGGTGACCGAGCGGGTGCCGGCGGTGCTGTGGCGCCATGCGCGCGGCGTCGAGATCCTGGACAAGACCGGGCATCGCGTCGCCTCGGTCACCGCGCGCGACATCCGCGGCGACCTGCCGATCATCTCGGGCGAGGGCGCGGCCCGCGCCGCCGCCGAGGCGCTGGCGCTGATCGACGCGGCCGGGCCGATCCTGCCGCGCCTGCGCGGGCTGGAACGCATGGGCGAGCGGCGCTGGGACGTGGTGCTGGATCGCGGCCAGCGCATCAAGCTGCCCGAGACCGGCGCGCTGCAGGCGCTGGAACGGGCCATTGCGCTGGACCACGGCCAGCACATGCTGGAACGCGACATCACCGTCGTCGACCTGCGCAAGCAGCAGCGGCCGGTGGTGCGGCTGGGGCTGGAGGCGCAGAACGCCATCCGCCGCGCCCGCGGCCAGCCCGAGCTTGGCGCGGATAGCCAGCCCGTCGCGGCCAAGGCGGCGAACGGCAAGAAGAAAAGCGGCTGA
- a CDS encoding D-alanine--D-alanine ligase, translated as MAGRSSRTAPKVVVLKGGPSAEREVSLSSGRECANALRQAGYEVVELDAGRDLPARLAEQAPDVVFNALHGRWGEDGCVQGLMEWLGIRYTHSGVLASALAMDKSRAKQAFREAGIPVVESVIADAEEVRTRHVLPPPYVVKPNDEGSSVGVYIVHEAANAPPQLSDAMPARVMVETYAPGRELTVAVLGDRALGVTEIVTEGWYDYDAKYKPGGSRHVLPAEIPGDIAAACRDLAVRAHQALGCRGLTRSDFRWDDARGLDGLVILEVNTQPGMTPTSLAPEQAAHVGMDFPALCRWIVEEALCRA; from the coding sequence TTGGCGGGCAGGTCGAGCAGGACAGCCCCGAAAGTCGTGGTCCTGAAGGGTGGGCCCTCGGCCGAACGCGAGGTTTCCCTCTCGTCCGGGCGGGAATGCGCGAACGCGCTGCGGCAGGCGGGCTATGAAGTCGTCGAATTGGATGCGGGCAGGGATCTGCCCGCGCGTCTGGCCGAGCAGGCGCCGGACGTGGTCTTCAACGCGCTGCATGGCCGTTGGGGCGAGGACGGCTGCGTCCAGGGCCTGATGGAATGGCTGGGCATCCGCTATACCCATTCCGGCGTGCTGGCCTCGGCGCTCGCCATGGACAAGTCGCGGGCGAAACAGGCGTTTCGCGAGGCGGGCATCCCCGTCGTCGAAAGCGTCATCGCCGATGCCGAGGAGGTGCGCACCCGCCACGTCCTGCCGCCGCCCTATGTCGTCAAGCCGAATGACGAAGGCTCCTCGGTGGGCGTCTACATCGTCCACGAGGCCGCGAACGCCCCGCCGCAGCTTTCCGACGCCATGCCGGCGCGGGTCATGGTCGAGACCTATGCCCCGGGCCGCGAGCTGACCGTGGCGGTGCTGGGCGACCGCGCGCTCGGCGTGACCGAGATCGTGACCGAGGGCTGGTATGACTATGACGCGAAATACAAGCCCGGCGGCTCGCGCCACGTCCTCCCGGCCGAGATCCCCGGCGACATCGCCGCGGCCTGCCGCGACCTGGCCGTGCGCGCGCATCAGGCGCTGGGGTGCCGGGGCCTGACACGCAGCGATTTCCGCTGGGACGATGCGCGCGGCCTGGACGGGCTGGTGATCCTGGAAGTGAACACCCAGCCCGGCATGACGCCCACCTCGCTGGCGCCCGAACAGGCGGCGCATGTCGGCATGGATTTCCCGGCGCTCTGCCGCTGGATCGTCGAGGAGGCGCTATGCCGGGCCTGA
- the murB gene encoding UDP-N-acetylmuramate dehydrogenase yields the protein MLPAPRGALTPNRPLAELTWLRVGGPADWLFQPADEQDLAEFLAALDPAVPVFPMGVGSNLIVRDGGIRGVVIRLGRGFNGIEIAGETVTAGAAALDAHVARKAAEAGRDLTFLRTIPGSIGGAVRMNAGCYGSYVADHLLSVRIVTRRGEIAELPAADLRLAYRHSEIPEGAVVIQATFRASAGEPAELVAKMDDQLARRDASQPTRDRSAGSTFRNPAGYSSTGRADDSHALKAWSLIDAAGLRGHRLGGAQMSEKHPNFLLNADGATAAELEALGELVRARVRQSSGHDLQWEVIRIGEP from the coding sequence ATGCTTCCCGCGCCGCGCGGCGCCCTGACCCCGAACCGGCCCCTGGCCGAGCTGACCTGGCTGCGCGTCGGCGGCCCGGCGGACTGGCTGTTCCAGCCCGCCGACGAACAGGATCTGGCCGAATTCCTCGCCGCGCTCGACCCTGCGGTGCCGGTCTTCCCGATGGGCGTCGGCTCGAACCTGATCGTGCGGGACGGCGGCATCCGCGGCGTGGTGATCCGCCTGGGTCGCGGCTTCAACGGCATTGAAATCGCAGGGGAAACCGTCACGGCCGGCGCCGCGGCGCTGGACGCCCATGTCGCCCGCAAGGCGGCCGAGGCCGGGCGCGACCTGACCTTCCTGCGCACCATTCCCGGCAGCATCGGCGGCGCCGTGCGCATGAATGCCGGCTGCTACGGCAGCTATGTCGCAGACCACCTGCTCTCGGTCCGCATCGTCACCCGCCGGGGCGAGATCGCCGAGTTGCCGGCCGCCGACCTGCGCCTGGCCTATCGCCATTCCGAGATCCCCGAGGGCGCCGTGGTCATTCAGGCGACATTCCGGGCCTCTGCCGGGGAACCCGCTGAACTCGTTGCGAAAATGGACGACCAGCTTGCCCGGCGCGATGCCAGCCAGCCGACCCGCGACCGCTCGGCCGGCTCGACCTTCCGCAACCCGGCCGGCTATTCCTCGACCGGACGCGCCGATGACAGCCACGCGCTGAAGGCCTGGAGCCTGATCGACGCCGCCGGCCTGCGCGGCCACCGGCTGGGCGGGGCGCAAATGTCTGAAAAACATCCGAACTTCCTGCTCAACGCCGATGGCGCCACCGCCGCCGAGCTCGAGGCGCTGGGCGAGCTGGTGCGCGCACGGGTGCGGCAATCCAGCGGCCATGACCTGCAATGGGAAGTCATCCGCATCGGTGAGCCGTAA
- a CDS encoding gluconokinase: protein MSAALQHIVVMGVSGSGKSTTGGALAKRLGWPFIEGDSFHPAANVAKMRAGTPLTDADREPWLHALAAEIGRNQARGQCSVIGCSALKRAYRDILRRGAPWVRFLHVHGARRILEDRLAHREGHFFPARLLDSQLATLEMLAEDEDGALVDMALPVEKQVDAALRLLSGPGQCIGPAHRPVP from the coding sequence GTGAGCGCGGCCCTGCAGCACATCGTCGTCATGGGCGTGTCCGGCAGCGGGAAAAGCACCACCGGCGGCGCCCTGGCCAAGCGGCTGGGCTGGCCCTTCATCGAGGGCGACAGCTTCCACCCCGCCGCCAATGTCGCCAAGATGCGGGCCGGCACGCCGCTGACCGATGCCGACCGCGAGCCGTGGCTGCACGCGCTCGCCGCCGAGATCGGCCGCAACCAGGCGCGCGGGCAATGCTCGGTCATCGGCTGCTCGGCGCTCAAGCGGGCCTATCGCGACATCCTGCGCCGCGGGGCGCCGTGGGTGCGTTTCCTGCATGTGCACGGCGCGCGCCGGATCCTCGAGGATCGCCTTGCCCATCGCGAGGGGCATTTCTTCCCCGCGAGGCTGCTCGATTCCCAGCTCGCCACCCTGGAGATGCTGGCCGAGGACGAGGACGGCGCCCTGGTCGACATGGCGCTGCCGGTCGAGAAGCAGGTGGATGCGGCGCTGCGCCTGCTGTCGGGGCCGGGACAATGCATCGGACCGGCGCATCGGCCGGTGCCCTGA
- a CDS encoding GntP family permease, whose amino-acid sequence MNPVEPVHSTPVLLLIAAAAVLVLLVFIMRFRLHAFVSLVLVSLLTAIVAGIPIGEVIPTQLQGFGATLATVALLVGFGAMIGRLLEITGGAQVLADRLIGQFGADRAPFALGVASLLFGFPIFFDAGLVVMLPIIFSVAYRFGGSVLLYALPAAGAFAVMHAFLPPHPGPVAAGDLLGADIGLLVLVGLAVALPTWFLGSYLFGLWAGKRFVLPVPELLGATEAGQHDRLPPTFGTVMLVLLLPLVLIFLNTGLSTLVTMGAVAGDAFWVTLLRLIGQTPVALLITVIVAMVLLGRGRSAVEIEKLMDSALGPICAIILVTGAGGMFGGVLRASGIGEALAGSLDAIGMPLIVAAFVISMALRVAQGSATVALTTTAGLIAPTVAATTGLSEFDRCFLVVAIAGGATVLSHFNDSGFWLVGRFLQMDEKTTLKTWTVMETLLGGIGFGFALIGWWLL is encoded by the coding sequence ATGAACCCTGTCGAGCCCGTCCACAGCACGCCGGTGCTTCTGCTCATCGCCGCGGCGGCGGTGCTGGTGCTGCTGGTGTTCATCATGCGGTTCCGGCTGCATGCCTTCGTCTCGCTGGTGCTGGTCAGCCTGCTGACCGCGATCGTCGCCGGCATTCCCATCGGCGAGGTGATCCCGACGCAGCTGCAGGGCTTCGGCGCGACGCTGGCCACGGTGGCGCTGCTGGTCGGATTCGGCGCCATGATCGGCCGGCTGCTGGAGATCACCGGCGGCGCGCAGGTGCTGGCCGACCGGCTGATCGGCCAGTTCGGCGCCGACCGCGCGCCCTTCGCGCTGGGCGTGGCCTCGCTGCTGTTCGGCTTCCCGATCTTCTTCGATGCCGGGCTGGTGGTGATGCTGCCGATCATATTCAGCGTCGCCTATCGCTTCGGCGGCTCGGTGCTGCTTTACGCGCTGCCGGCCGCCGGCGCCTTCGCGGTCATGCACGCCTTCCTGCCGCCGCATCCGGGGCCGGTGGCGGCCGGCGACCTGCTGGGCGCCGATATCGGCCTGCTGGTGCTGGTCGGCCTGGCGGTGGCGCTGCCGACCTGGTTCCTGGGCAGCTATCTGTTCGGCCTCTGGGCCGGCAAGCGCTTCGTGCTGCCGGTGCCGGAACTGCTGGGCGCCACCGAGGCCGGGCAGCATGACCGCCTGCCGCCGACCTTCGGCACCGTGATGCTGGTGCTGCTGCTGCCGCTGGTGCTGATCTTCCTCAACACCGGGCTCAGCACCCTGGTCACCATGGGCGCCGTCGCCGGCGACGCTTTCTGGGTGACGCTGCTGCGGCTGATCGGCCAGACCCCGGTGGCGCTGCTGATCACCGTGATCGTCGCCATGGTCCTGCTGGGCCGCGGCCGCTCGGCGGTCGAGATCGAGAAGCTGATGGACAGCGCCCTCGGCCCGATCTGCGCCATCATCCTGGTGACCGGCGCCGGCGGCATGTTCGGCGGCGTGCTGCGCGCCAGCGGCATCGGCGAGGCGCTGGCCGGCAGCCTCGACGCCATCGGCATGCCGCTGATCGTCGCGGCCTTCGTGATCTCGATGGCGCTGCGGGTGGCGCAGGGCTCGGCCACGGTGGCGCTGACCACCACCGCCGGGCTGATCGCGCCCACGGTGGCGGCGACCACCGGGCTTTCGGAATTCGACCGCTGCTTCCTGGTGGTGGCCATCGCCGGCGGCGCCACGGTGCTGAGCCATTTCAACGATTCCGGCTTCTGGCTGGTCGGCCGCTTCCTGCAGATGGACGAGAAGACCACGCTGAAGACCTGGACGGTGATGGAGACGCTGCTCGGCGGCATCGGCTTCGGCTTCGCCCTGATCGGCTGGTGGCTGCTGTGA
- a CDS encoding FCD domain-containing protein encodes MASEVNKGAPAAETTARHIEDLILEGSLRPGDPLLPEREMALRLNVSRPTLRQGIRLLEDKGLIVADPAGGRRVAPLATSITDPLIELMASRGEVVDDYLELRGTLEGMAASLAATRANDVDRATLTRCMQRIARAHDEADFRDEAEADVDLHVAVYEASHNVVLLQIMRALSGMLRKGVFHNREKLYARPEVRDVLRAQHRAIYDAIIARDPEAAARAAQDHMSYTRRVRAEIMAAEARLEISLRRIEGGSLTSRN; translated from the coding sequence ATGGCCAGCGAAGTGAACAAGGGCGCCCCTGCCGCGGAAACCACCGCCCGGCATATCGAGGATCTGATTCTCGAAGGCTCGCTGCGCCCCGGCGACCCGCTGCTGCCCGAGCGCGAGATGGCGCTGCGCCTGAACGTCTCGCGGCCGACGCTGCGCCAGGGCATCCGCCTGCTCGAGGACAAGGGGCTGATCGTCGCCGATCCGGCCGGCGGGCGGCGGGTGGCGCCGCTGGCCACCTCGATCACCGATCCGCTGATCGAGCTGATGGCCTCGCGCGGCGAGGTGGTGGACGACTATCTGGAACTGCGCGGCACGCTCGAGGGCATGGCGGCGAGCCTGGCGGCGACGCGGGCCAATGACGTGGACCGCGCGACGCTGACCCGCTGCATGCAGCGCATCGCCCGGGCCCATGACGAGGCGGATTTCCGCGACGAGGCCGAGGCCGATGTCGACCTGCATGTCGCGGTCTACGAGGCCAGCCACAACGTCGTGCTGCTGCAGATCATGCGGGCGCTGTCGGGCATGCTGCGCAAGGGCGTGTTCCACAACCGCGAAAAGCTCTATGCCCGGCCCGAGGTGCGCGACGTGCTGCGCGCCCAGCACCGCGCCATCTACGATGCGATCATCGCCCGCGACCCCGAGGCGGCGGCCCGCGCCGCGCAGGATCACATGAGCTATACCCGGCGCGTCCGCGCCGAGATCATGGCCGCCGAGGCGCGGCTGGAAATCTCGCTGCGCCGCATCGAGGGCGGCAGCCTGACCAGCCGGAACTGA